In the Bradyrhizobium guangzhouense genome, one interval contains:
- the tnpA gene encoding IS66-like element accessory protein TnpA, which produces MTISRAEVITSVERRRRWSQDEKERLVAASLETGANVSEVARVAGLHVSQLFRWRKELCKHGEASVAPFVPVETGPSMPPREVAEVPLAPARRRKSQGIIEIDLGSGHRIRVDGDVDGDALRRVLDALVRR; this is translated from the coding sequence ATGACGATTTCGAGGGCGGAGGTGATCACATCGGTCGAGCGGCGGCGCCGGTGGTCGCAGGATGAGAAGGAACGGCTTGTTGCAGCGTCGCTCGAGACCGGTGCCAATGTTTCCGAGGTGGCTCGCGTGGCCGGGCTTCATGTGAGCCAGCTGTTCAGGTGGCGTAAGGAGCTTTGCAAGCATGGTGAAGCGAGTGTAGCGCCGTTCGTGCCTGTCGAGACCGGGCCGTCTATGCCGCCGCGGGAGGTTGCCGAAGTGCCATTGGCGCCGGCGCGTCGGCGGAAGAGCCAGGGCATCATCGAGATCGACCTTGGTAGTGGGCACCGCATCCGGGTCGATGGCGATGTGGACGGAGACGCGCTACGTCGCGTTCTCGATGCTTTGGTCCGCCGATGA
- a CDS encoding ABC transporter ATP-binding protein: protein MSSIISVANLSKTYGSGFKALKNVNLDIKRGEIFALLGPNGAGKTTLISIICGIANPSEGKVLVGGEDIQTSYRKARSLIGLVPQELHTDAFESVWATVSFSRGLFGKPKNPAHIEKVLKDLSLWDKKDNKIITLSGGMKRRVMIAKALSHEPQVLFLDEPTAGVDVELRKGMWEVVRTLQQSGVTIILTTHYIEEAEEMADRIGVINKGEIVLVEDKTTLMQKLGKKRLTLHLQGKLGALPESLSQYKLDLCDGGATLIYDYDTKGERTGITSLLSDLRTAGIRFNDLDTTQSSLEDIFVDLVRTS from the coding sequence ATGTCCTCCATCATTTCCGTCGCCAACCTGTCGAAGACCTATGGGTCCGGCTTCAAGGCACTCAAGAACGTCAATCTCGACATCAAGCGCGGCGAGATCTTCGCGCTGCTCGGTCCCAACGGGGCCGGCAAGACCACGCTGATCTCGATCATCTGCGGCATCGCCAATCCGAGCGAAGGCAAGGTTTTGGTCGGCGGCGAGGATATCCAGACCTCATACCGCAAGGCGCGATCGCTGATCGGCCTGGTGCCGCAGGAATTGCACACCGACGCCTTCGAGAGCGTGTGGGCGACCGTGAGCTTCTCCCGCGGCCTGTTCGGCAAGCCGAAGAACCCCGCCCATATCGAGAAGGTGCTCAAGGACCTCTCGCTCTGGGACAAGAAGGACAACAAGATCATCACGCTCTCCGGCGGCATGAAGCGTCGCGTGATGATCGCGAAGGCACTCTCGCACGAGCCGCAGGTCCTGTTCCTCGACGAGCCGACCGCCGGCGTCGACGTCGAGCTGCGCAAGGGCATGTGGGAGGTGGTCCGCACGCTTCAGCAATCCGGCGTCACCATCATCCTCACCACGCATTACATCGAGGAAGCCGAGGAGATGGCCGACCGCATCGGCGTCATCAACAAGGGCGAGATCGTGCTGGTCGAGGACAAGACCACCCTGATGCAGAAGCTCGGCAAGAAGCGGCTGACGCTGCATCTGCAAGGCAAGCTCGGCGCGCTGCCGGAGAGCCTCAGCCAATACAAGCTCGACCTCTGCGACGGCGGCGCGACGCTGATTTACGACTACGACACCAAGGGCGAGCGCACCGGTATTACCAGCCTGCTCAGCGACCTCCGCACGGCCGGCATCCGCTTCAACGATCTCGACACGACCCAATCGTCGCTCGAGGACATCTTCGTCGACCTCGTGAGGACGTCATGA
- the tnpB gene encoding IS66 family insertion sequence element accessory protein TnpB (TnpB, as the term is used for proteins encoded by IS66 family insertion elements, is considered an accessory protein, since TnpC, encoded by a neighboring gene, is a DDE family transposase.), whose product MWLATGYTDMRRGFPSLALQVQEVLRKDPLSGHLFVFRGRRSDLVKLIWHDGQGACLFTKRLERGRFIWPSVAGEAVTISSAQLSYLLSGIDWRTPQETQRPTRVG is encoded by the coding sequence GTGTGGCTCGCGACCGGCTACACGGACATGCGCCGAGGCTTTCCGTCGTTGGCTCTCCAAGTGCAGGAGGTGCTGCGCAAGGACCCGCTTAGCGGTCATTTGTTTGTCTTCCGCGGTCGCCGCAGCGATCTTGTGAAGCTGATCTGGCACGATGGCCAGGGAGCATGCCTTTTTACCAAAAGACTCGAGCGAGGAAGGTTCATCTGGCCATCGGTTGCAGGCGAAGCAGTGACGATCTCGTCGGCGCAATTGAGCTATCTGTTGTCCGGAATCGATTGGCGCACCCCGCAAGAAACCCAGCGTCCGACGCGGGTCGGATAA